GTGGCGGCCCTGCCTGGGGACGAGGATGTTGCGGGTGGTGCCGAGCGCCAGGAACGGCTTCACGAACGCCCCGCCGTGCCAGACGCGGTCCATCACGCCCCGGCCCGTGCACGCCTCGCCGCTCGCCAGGCCGACCGAGAAGCGGCGTCGCAGCTGGGGGTGGAGGCGGTCGAAGTCGGTGCCCATCACCGTGCGGAAGATCGACGTCATCGCGGGGTCCCCAGGGTGCGCAGGAGACGGGGCGCACGGACGCGCGTGGGTGGGGTGCGCAGGCAGCGGCGGGCGGCCGGGGTGCCGGGGAGGGGAGGCGTGAAGAGCGCCAGGGTGATGGCCAGGGCGAGGAGCAGGGGGCAGAGGTAGGCCGCCGTCGGGGCCAGGGGGCCGAGGAGGGCCAGGGCGGCGGCATCTGAGGTGAGGGTGGTGCAGGCGATGGTGATGACCAGTGCGCGGACCGTCACCTCCGCCAGCCAGTTCAGTCGGGCTCGTTCGGGAGTGATGCCGCGCTCCAGCCACAGGCGGAGTCGGTCGAAGGACCAGGCCGTCGCCCATCCCATGAGGGGACGGAAGAGCAGCCGGTCGGCGAGCGCGCCGAGGGTGCCCCAGCGCGGCCGGTAGTCGTACCCGGTGAGGAAACGGATGCCGTCGCCGTCGGGGACGTAGCGCCAGTAGCCGCTGCCCTCGGCGAGCAGGGACAGCGGGTGCGGGGAGGCGAAGCGGAGGGCGGAGGTGCGGGTGCCGTCGGGGCGCTCCTTCTCACCCGCCGAGATTCCGGTGCCGGCGACCGTGAGAAAGGGCAGCACGCGCGTGGCGTACCGGAAACGCTGCGGCTCGCCCTCCGCGCGCGGGAGGTACGTGATCTCGGAGAAGCGGAGGTCCCAGCGCTGGTGCCGGGCCGGGTCCTGGGTGCGAGCCCACAGGTCGTCGAGATCCGCCCGGATGCGTGCCTCTATGTACAGGCCCATGTGAATCCCCCTGTCGGGCGCCTGTTTTTGAGCGATCGCTCAAGTGCTGTCGAGAGCAAGGTACAAGTTTTTGAGCGGTTGCTCAATAAGTGGGGCGTGAGGTGTGTCCGTGGCCGTGGTGTGTCAGGAGCGGCTTCGGATCGACCGAAAGGCGAGACGGGGCTGACCAGGGTGTAACCGGCCAGTAAGGTCTGATGCCGTGCCGAAGCCCCTCAGTCTTCCTTTCGATCCCATCGCCCGCGCCGACGAACTCTGGAAGCAGCGCTGGGGAAGCGTGCCGTCCATGGCCGCGATCACCTCGATCATGCGCGCGCACCAGATCCTCCTCGCCGAGGTCGACGCGGTGGTCAAGCCGTACGGACTGACGTTCGCGCGGTACGAGGCGCTGGTGCTGCTCACCTTCTCCAAGGCCGGAGAACTGCCGATGTCGAAGATCGGCGAGCGGCTCATGGTGCATCCCACGTCCGTGACGAACACCGTGGACCGGCTGGTGAAGTCGGGCCTGGTGGACAAGCGGCCCAACCCCAACGACGGCCGCGGCACGCTCGCGACCATCACCGACAAGGGCCGCGAAGTGGTGGAGGCCGCCACCCGCGACCTGATGGCGATGGACTTCGGGCTCGGCGTGTACGACGCCGAGGAGTGTGCGGAGATCTTCGCGATGCTCAGGCCTCTGCGGGTGGCGGCGCACGACTTCGACGAGGAGTGACCCCGTTCGACGAGGAGTGACCCGGGGGAAGATCGCCCGGAGTGCGTGGTTACGCTCGTACGCATGAAAAAGAGCGTGCTGACCCGCTACCGCGTCATGGCCTACGTCACCGGCGTGCTGCTGGTCCTGCTGACCCTCGGCGTGATCGCCAAGTACCTGCTCAAGATGGACGGCGCCGACGACTTCACCAGCGTCGTGGGCATCGCGCACGGCTGGCTGTACGTCGTCTACCTGGTCTTCGCGTTCGACCTGGGCTCGAAGGCGAAGTGGCCGGTCGCCAAGCAGCTGTGGGTCCTGCTGGCCGGTACGGTGCCGACGGCCGCCTTCTTCGTGGAGCGGAAGGTCACCCGCGAGCTGGAGTCGAAGATCGCCGAGGACTCTCCGGCGGTCGCCAAGGCGTAACCGCCACCGCCGTACGGATACGCGTACGGCGGTCTGCCGTCGACAGTTACTTGGACGTCCTAGTAAATTCGATGGTATGGACGCTGACGCGATCGAAGAGGGCCGCCGACGCTGGCAGGCCCGTTACGACGCCGCGCGCAAGCGTGTGGCCGACTTCTCCACGCTCTCCGGTGATCCCGTGGAGCCGGTGTACGGCCCCCGGCCAGGGGACACATACCAGGGCTTCGAGCGGATCGGATGGCCAGGGGAGTACCCCTTCACCCGTGGCCTGTACGCGACCGGCTACCGAGGGCGCACATGGACCATCCGGCAGTTCGCCGGGTTCGGCAACGCCGAGCAGACCAACGAGCGCTACAAGATGATCCTGGCCAATGGCGGTGGCGGGCTGTCCGTGGCCTTCGACATGCCGACGCTCATGGGACGGGACTCCGACGATCCGCGGTCGCTGGGCGAGGTCGGGCACTGCGGTGTGGCCATCGACTCGGCCGCCGACATGGAGGTCCTGTTCAAGGACATCCCGCTGGGTGATGTGACTACGTCGATGACGATCAGCGGCCCGGCCGTGCCCGTCTTCTGCATGTACGTGGTGGCCGCCGAGCGCCAAGGGGTGAACCCCTCCCTCCTCAACGGCACGCTCCAGACGGACATCTTCAAGGAGTACATCGCCCAGAAGGAGTGGCTCTTCCAGCCCGAGCCGCACCTGCGCCTCATCGGCGACCTGATGGAGTACTGCGCGGCCGGCATCCCCGCCTACAAGCCGCTGTCCGTCTCGGGTTACCACATCCGCGAGGCCGGTTCGACGGCCGCGCAGGAGCTGGCGTACACGCTGGCGGACGGATTCGGTTACGTGGAGCTGGGGTTGAGCCGCGGCCTGGACGTGGACGTCTTCGCCCCCGGCCTGTCCTTCTTCTTCGACGCGCACGTCGACTTCTTCGAGGAGATCGCCAAGTTCCGCGCGGCGCGCAGGATCTGGGCGCGCTGGATGCGGGACGTCTACGGCGCCCGCTCCGAGAAGGCGCAGTGGCTCCGCTTCCACACACAGACCGCCGGCGTCTCGCTGACGGCGCAGCAGCCGTACAACAACGTGGTGCGTACGGCGGTGGAGGCGCTGGCGGCGGTCCTCGGCGGGACGAACTCGCTCCACACCAACGCCCTGGACGAGACGCTCGCCCTGCCGAGCGAACAGGCGGCGGAGATCGCGCTGCGCACGCAGCAGGTGCTCATGGAGGAGACCGGAGTCGCCAACGTGGCCGATCCGCTGGGCGGTTCGTGGTACGTCGAGCAGCTGACCGACCGGATCGAGGCGGACGCGGAGAAGATCTTCGACCAGATCAAGGAGCGGGGGCTGCGGTCCCACCCGGACGGGCAGCACCCCATCGGGCCGATGACCTCCGGGATCCTGCGGGGCATAGAGGACGGCTGGTTCACGGGTGAGATCGCCGAGTCCGCGTTCCAGTACCAGCAGGCGCTGGAGAAGGGCGACAAGAAGGTGGTGGGCGTGAACGCCCACACCGGGTCCGTGACCGGGGACCTGGAGATCCTGCGCGTCAGCCATGAGGTGGAGCGGGAGCAGGTGCGGGTGCTGGGGGCGCGCAAGGCCGGGCGGGACGACGCCGCCGTACGCTCCGCACTGGACGGGATGCTCGCCGCGGCGCGGGACGGTTCGAACATGATCGAGCCGATGCTGGACGCGGTGCGCGCGGAGGCGACGCTGGGCGAGATCTGTGACGCGCTGCGGGACGAGTGGGGGGTGTACACCGAACCGGCCGGTTTCTGATAGCCCCGTGCCGGCGGCGATCACTTGCGGCGGCGCAGGTCTGCGCGTCGCCAGGTAGTCCGCGCGTCGCCAGGTAGCATCACCGCATGCGATTACGTCATAGTCATGACAAGCTCGCTGTCCCGCATCGTGATCCGCGAGCTGACGATTACCCGATGCCGTCTGTTCCGTACGGGTGGTACGCCGTGCTCCGCAGCACCGAGCTGCGGCCGGGCAGGGTCGTCAGCCTGCACTACTTCGGACGGGCCCTCATCGCCTTCCGGGGAGCGGACGGGCAGCCGGCCGTACGTGACGCGCACTGCCCGCACTACGGCGCACACCTGGGCGTCGGCGGGAAGGTTGTGGACGGAACCGTGGAGTGCCCGTTCCACGGGTGGCGATTCGATGCGGACGGTCGGTGCGTGGAGGCCCCGTTCGCGGTCCGGACCCCGAAGGTGTCCATCGGCGGCTTCCCGGTCCGTGAGCACAGTGGGCTCATCTTCGTCCATATCGGGCCGGGTGAGCCGTCGTGGGAGGTGCCGGAGATCCCGGAGACGGGATCCAGGGACTTCGCCAAGCCGATCGACGACACCTGCCGAGCGCGCATCCATGTCCAGGAGATGCGCGAGAACATCGTGGACGAGTCCCATTTCCACTTCATCCACGGCCAGAGCGAACCACCCGTCCAGGAACTGCGGCCGGACGGCCCCTTTGCCGAGGTCCGCGGCCGGATCCACCGACGCGTTCTCGGCTGGGACATCAACAACACCTTCGATGCGTTCATGTACGGACCGGGCGTCATGGTGGTCCGTGCCCACGGCCCCGTCCTCTCGGTGACCGCCGTCGCCCTCACCACCCCCATCGACGACCGCACCAGCGAGATGCGGATGCTGTACTACGTCCGCAAGCCGTCCGGATTCCCGTTTCTGGTGCCCGCGCTCAAGCTCGTCTTCCGGGCGGAAGCCTTGGGCGAGGTGCGCGAGGAGGTCCGGATCTGGGATCACAAGATCCACCAACCACGCCCCGTCCTGCTTCCGCACGAGAAGGGCATCAAGGCACTGCGCCGCTGGTACTCCCAGTTCTATCCATCCGACGTTCCGGCCGAGTCTCTCCAGGAGTACATCTGAAGGATCTGGGTGGCGAGTTGTCGGATGCGCTCGCGGGCTTCTGAGGGGCCGGTGACGGTGACGCTGTTGCCGAACTGCAGTAGCAGGCGAACGTCCTCCAAGTCCCGACCGGTGACCGTGATGCTCACTCGTTGTGCTCCTGCGGTGTCCCGAACGGTCAAGCGGCGGCCGAGGACGCGCCTCGCCCGACTGAGTTGGTTCGAGTCGAGTTCGGCGTGGATCTGGAAGGCTTCCGGGTTCTCCCAGTGCGCTGTCAGTTCGCTCGCGACGCTTTCCAGCGTCACGTCCGGACGCAGCCGACGAGCTGCCCGCATCGACTCCCAGCCGACGATCCGTTCCAACGCGTGGAGTCGAGGACGACCCGCCGAGTCTGCCACGAGATACCACCTCCCGGCTTTGGCCAGCAACCCATAAGGATCTGTGACCCGCCAGGTGGCCTCGACGTCCTCGGATCGGCGGTAGCAGATGCGCAACCGCACACCGCGCCGCAGGTCACCCACCAGCGCTGCCGGAGGCAGCCCCTCGGTGTCTCTGGAGAACCACGGTCTGTTGTCGGTGGTGACGACCGCACTCAAGGGCAGCACATCGGTGTTCGACAGGCGCAGGGTCGAACGCATCTTCTGGTGCGCGCGCCGGGTGTCGGCCGCGGCCCCCAGTTGCTCGCGCTGTGTGTCGTCGAGGCCGTAGAGCGCGAGATGGTCCCGTTCGCCGGGGGTGAGCCGTGACGTGTCGACCAACCCACCGGGCAGAAGGGTCACCCCGCCCCAACGGCCCCGTCGGATCAGCAGCGGGAAGCCCGCTTCTTGCAGCCATTGCAGATCTCGGAGGACGGTACGGACCGACACACCGACTTGCGCTGCCAGATCGGCGGTCGTCATGGTCTCCCGAGATTGCAGCGTCAGCAGCAGCGAGAAGAAGCGATCCGGAGTCACGGATCAAGAGTCGCAGGAAACATGACGGAATCCGTCATGGATGACAGGCAAGCTCCAGTCGTTCAGTGAGACCGACCCAAGGAGTGAGCAATGTCGACCTCGATCGTGTTCATCGTCTACGTCAATGAGGCACCCCAAGCTGCCCGCTTCTACGCAGACCTGCTTGAGATCAAGCCCAGCTTCGAGACCCCTGGATACATCGCCTTCGCTCTCGGCGACGGCGCAGACCTCGCGCTCTGGAGCGGGCAAATCGACGGCCTGACCCCGGCGGTGCCACGTACCAGCGAGGTCTGTCTCGCACTGTCCGGCGGACCCGACGCGATCGATCGCCAGTTTGAGCGGTGGGTGGCGAAAGGGGTCCGAGTGGTCAGCGAGCCGCGCGATGAAGTATTCGGGCGCACCTTCGTCGTCGCGGATCCGGATGGCAACCTGATCCGAGTCGCCCCCACAGACTGACGACACACGAACTGGCCGACGCCGGTTTCAAGACCAAGGACCCGGACGCTCACCCAGTGATTGGCAGATCTGTTCCACCGGCGCGGTCACATCACCTGGGGTTTTTCTTCGCGGGGGTGGAACAGATCTGCCAATCACCCCCGATCCCGGTCGGGGGCGGGCTGTGGCTACTGGGAGCGGCCTGCTTTCAACGCACGTATGAGATGACCCAGGCGGGCGGGTGTGGTCGCGATGACCTGGTGTGGGGCGTCGCTCTCGCGGAGGCGGAGGGTGCCGTCGGGGGCGGCGGCGAGGTAGAGGCAGGCTTCCGACTCGCCGCCGCTGAACGAGGACTTCTGCCAGGTGAGTTGGGGCACTGCGGGCCTTTCTAGAGGTCATACAGGAGGTGCTGGATCAGCATCAGGGAGCCAGGCACCGCTTGCGCTTCTGGTGCGGTTGAGGGGGCGATCGGCGGGAGCGCGGACGCCTTCAACCGTCCGAAGAGCGCGCGGTATTGGGACAGGTGTCCTGGCGAGTCACGGTAGATCTGCTGTGCCGGATGGTCCAGTACGACGGTGGCCAACTCTTCGACAGGAGGGGCCAGGTACAGGAACGGGGCACTGACACCCGAGTACGTCCGCGCACGGAACGGGAAGATTTGAATGGTCACGTTGGACAGCCGCGCCAGCTCGATGAGATGCAGGAGCTGCCTGCGCATGACACCGGGGCCGCCGTAGTGCATGTGCAGGGCGGCCTCGTGAATCACCGCGTGCACAGTGGGGGCGTTTTCACCTGCGAGGATCGTCTGGCGCTCCAGTCTGAAGGCGACGGCATCTTCGGTGGTGGCGTGCTGGGGTTGCACATCCCCCAACAGAGCCCGGATGTATTCGCCCGTCTGAAACAGGCCGGGGACGAGCAGAGGCTCATACCAGCAGAGGGCGACTGAACCCGCCTCCAGTTCCGCGACGTTGAGCGCGTACTGGGTGACCCGCCCCTCGTAGGCGGTCCACCATCCCTTGCCGTTGGACTCGGACATGGCGATCAAGGCCTCAAGGCGCGAGGCAGAAATTCCACCGTAGTACTCGCACAACCGGCGCAACCGGTCGGTGGCGATAGCCGTGCGACCTGCCTCGATCTTGCTGAGATAAGGAGCCTTGATGCCTACTGCCGCAGCAGCCTCGTTCGTGCTGATACCCCGTGCCTCCCGAAGCCCACGCAGTTCGGCCGCGAGGCGCCGCTGTCGTTCGCTGATCCTGGTCCGCAATGCCAAGGAACCGATCCTCTCGGGGAGTTGAGGTCACCCTTTCGGGAGAGTGAGTGGAAAACCTGGCCCGGTGTCCCTACCGTCAGTATCGCAGCGAACACACCTTGTGCGCAGCCGAGCTGCGAAATCCTCACCCTGGGCGGAGGCCTCATGAACAACAACGAGGACGACTGGGAGTACAGCATCAACCTCCCGCACAACCCACTCGCCGTCGGCGTCGCCCGCGGTGCCCTGCGGTTGATCCTCCGGGCGCACGGGCTCGGTGAACTCCTCGCCTCGGCGGAGCTGTTGGCTTCCGAACTGGTCACCAACGCGCATGTGCACGCTCCCGGCCCGTCCTGCCTCCGCGTGAAGCGCACGGAGAAGTGGCTGCGGCTGTCGGTGTGGGACACCAGTGGTGAGCCGCCCCGGCCGCCCCGGCCGCCCCGTCTGTGCGGCGCGGATCGTGAGGAGGGGCGTGGGATGGGGATCGTGGAGGAGCTGGCCGACCGGTGGGGGCATTACTCCCTGGGGGTGCCCGGTTTCGGCGGGAAGTTGGTCTGGTGCGAGCTGGGTGGTGGGTGACGTGTGGGGGATCGCCAAGTTCAGCGCGTACTCGGTACGCCGCTCCGCCGGGTCTCCGCGAGGTGGATGTCGA
The nucleotide sequence above comes from Streptomyces sp. NL15-2K. Encoded proteins:
- a CDS encoding methylmalonyl-CoA mutase family protein, which gives rise to MDADAIEEGRRRWQARYDAARKRVADFSTLSGDPVEPVYGPRPGDTYQGFERIGWPGEYPFTRGLYATGYRGRTWTIRQFAGFGNAEQTNERYKMILANGGGGLSVAFDMPTLMGRDSDDPRSLGEVGHCGVAIDSAADMEVLFKDIPLGDVTTSMTISGPAVPVFCMYVVAAERQGVNPSLLNGTLQTDIFKEYIAQKEWLFQPEPHLRLIGDLMEYCAAGIPAYKPLSVSGYHIREAGSTAAQELAYTLADGFGYVELGLSRGLDVDVFAPGLSFFFDAHVDFFEEIAKFRAARRIWARWMRDVYGARSEKAQWLRFHTQTAGVSLTAQQPYNNVVRTAVEALAAVLGGTNSLHTNALDETLALPSEQAAEIALRTQQVLMEETGVANVADPLGGSWYVEQLTDRIEADAEKIFDQIKERGLRSHPDGQHPIGPMTSGILRGIEDGWFTGEIAESAFQYQQALEKGDKKVVGVNAHTGSVTGDLEILRVSHEVEREQVRVLGARKAGRDDAAVRSALDGMLAAARDGSNMIEPMLDAVRAEATLGEICDALRDEWGVYTEPAGF
- a CDS encoding Rieske 2Fe-2S domain-containing protein, which codes for MPSVPYGWYAVLRSTELRPGRVVSLHYFGRALIAFRGADGQPAVRDAHCPHYGAHLGVGGKVVDGTVECPFHGWRFDADGRCVEAPFAVRTPKVSIGGFPVREHSGLIFVHIGPGEPSWEVPEIPETGSRDFAKPIDDTCRARIHVQEMRENIVDESHFHFIHGQSEPPVQELRPDGPFAEVRGRIHRRVLGWDINNTFDAFMYGPGVMVVRAHGPVLSVTAVALTTPIDDRTSEMRMLYYVRKPSGFPFLVPALKLVFRAEALGEVREEVRIWDHKIHQPRPVLLPHEKGIKALRRWYSQFYPSDVPAESLQEYI
- a CDS encoding DUF397 domain-containing protein — translated: MPQLTWQKSSFSGGESEACLYLAAAPDGTLRLRESDAPHQVIATTPARLGHLIRALKAGRSQ
- a CDS encoding ATP-binding protein, translated to MNNNEDDWEYSINLPHNPLAVGVARGALRLILRAHGLGELLASAELLASELVTNAHVHAPGPSCLRVKRTEKWLRLSVWDTSGEPPRPPRPPRLCGADREEGRGMGIVEELADRWGHYSLGVPGFGGKLVWCELGGG
- a CDS encoding MarR family transcriptional regulator; protein product: MPKPLSLPFDPIARADELWKQRWGSVPSMAAITSIMRAHQILLAEVDAVVKPYGLTFARYEALVLLTFSKAGELPMSKIGERLMVHPTSVTNTVDRLVKSGLVDKRPNPNDGRGTLATITDKGREVVEAATRDLMAMDFGLGVYDAEECAEIFAMLRPLRVAAHDFDEE
- a CDS encoding WYL domain-containing protein; protein product: MTPDRFFSLLLTLQSRETMTTADLAAQVGVSVRTVLRDLQWLQEAGFPLLIRRGRWGGVTLLPGGLVDTSRLTPGERDHLALYGLDDTQREQLGAAADTRRAHQKMRSTLRLSNTDVLPLSAVVTTDNRPWFSRDTEGLPPAALVGDLRRGVRLRICYRRSEDVEATWRVTDPYGLLAKAGRWYLVADSAGRPRLHALERIVGWESMRAARRLRPDVTLESVASELTAHWENPEAFQIHAELDSNQLSRARRVLGRRLTVRDTAGAQRVSITVTGRDLEDVRLLLQFGNSVTVTGPSEARERIRQLATQILQMYSWRDSAGTSDG
- a CDS encoding DUF3817 domain-containing protein encodes the protein MKKSVLTRYRVMAYVTGVLLVLLTLGVIAKYLLKMDGADDFTSVVGIAHGWLYVVYLVFAFDLGSKAKWPVAKQLWVLLAGTVPTAAFFVERKVTRELESKIAEDSPAVAKA
- a CDS encoding helix-turn-helix transcriptional regulator produces the protein MALRTRISERQRRLAAELRGLREARGISTNEAAAAVGIKAPYLSKIEAGRTAIATDRLRRLCEYYGGISASRLEALIAMSESNGKGWWTAYEGRVTQYALNVAELEAGSVALCWYEPLLVPGLFQTGEYIRALLGDVQPQHATTEDAVAFRLERQTILAGENAPTVHAVIHEAALHMHYGGPGVMRRQLLHLIELARLSNVTIQIFPFRARTYSGVSAPFLYLAPPVEELATVVLDHPAQQIYRDSPGHLSQYRALFGRLKASALPPIAPSTAPEAQAVPGSLMLIQHLLYDL
- a CDS encoding VOC family protein is translated as MSTSIVFIVYVNEAPQAARFYADLLEIKPSFETPGYIAFALGDGADLALWSGQIDGLTPAVPRTSEVCLALSGGPDAIDRQFERWVAKGVRVVSEPRDEVFGRTFVVADPDGNLIRVAPTD